The following coding sequences lie in one Arabidopsis thaliana chromosome 3, partial sequence genomic window:
- the VPS9A gene encoding Vacuolar sorting protein 9 (VPS9) domain-containing protein (VPS9A; FUNCTIONS IN: Rho guanyl-nucleotide exchange factor activity; INVOLVED IN: cell plate assembly, transport, cell wall biogenesis, post-embryonic root development, embryo development; LOCATED IN: cytosol, nucleus, membrane; EXPRESSED IN: 23 plant structures; EXPRESSED DURING: 13 growth stages; CONTAINS InterPro DOMAIN/s: Vacuolar sorting protein 9, subgroup (InterPro:IPR013995), Vacuolar sorting protein 9 (InterPro:IPR003123); BEST Arabidopsis thaliana protein match is: Vacuolar sorting protein 9 (VPS9) domain (TAIR:AT5G09320.1); Has 35333 Blast hits to 34131 proteins in 2444 species: Archae - 798; Bacteria - 22429; Metazoa - 974; Fungi - 991; Plants - 531; Viruses - 0; Other Eukaryotes - 9610 (source: NCBI BLink).), translating to MAAQKELQKINMYKAPRDKLVCILNCCKVINNLLLNASIASNENAPGADEFLPVLIYVTIKANPPQLHSNLLYIQRYRRESKLVGEAAYFFTNILSAESFISNIDAKSISLDEAEFEKNMESARARISGLDSQTYQTGHGSAPPPRDESTLQKTQSLNPKRENTLFQSKSSDSLSGTNELLNINSETPMKKAESISDLENKGATLLKDTEPSKVFQEYPYIFASAGDLRIGDVEGLLNSYKQLVFKYVCLTKGLGDGTSLAPSSSPLQASSGFNTSKESEDHRRSSSDVQMTKETDRSVDDLIRALHGEGEDVNNLSDVKHEEYGAMLVEGKDEERDSKVQGEVDAKDIELMKQIPKREGDNSSSRPAEDEDVGSKQPVTEASE from the exons ATGGCTG CTCAAAAAGAGCTCCAGAAGATAAACATGTACAAAGCTCCTCGTGATAAGCTTGTGTGTATCCTTAACTGTTGCAAAGTGATTAATAACTTACTGCTAAATGCTTCAATTGCTTCAAACGAGAATGCACCTGGAGCAGACGAATTTCTTCCtgttttgatatatgtaaCAATAAAG GCTAACCCTCCACAACTTCACTCAAACTTGTTGTATATACAAAGGTATAGGCGTGAATCTAAACTTGTTGGTGAAGCTGCGTACTTCTTCACAAACATACTCTCTGCAGAGTCTTTCATCTCAAATATTGATGCAAAATCTATTTCACTGGATGAAGCTGAGTTTGAAAAGAACATGGAATCTGCACGGGCACGAATTTCTGGTTTGGACAGCCAGACTTATCAAACTGGTCATGGCTCTGCACCACCCCCTCGTGATGAGTCCACTCTTCAGAAAACTCAAAGTCTGAATCCCAAGAGGGAAAACACTCTTTTCCAATCAAAATCGTCTGATAGTCTTTCTGGGACCAACGAATTACTGAATATAAACAGTGAAACACCAATGAAGAAAGCTGAATCCATTTCAGATTTGGAAAATAAGGGTGCGACGCTTCTGAAGGATACCGAGCCAAGCAAAGTCTTTCAAGAATATCCTTACATATTTGCCAGTGCTGGTGATTTGAGGATAGGAGATGTTGAAGGCTTGTTAAATAGTTATAAACAGCTCGTTTTCAAATATGTGTGCCTTACCAAAGGATTGGGTGATGGAACATCTTTAGCTCCATCCAGTTCACCCTTGCAAGCGTCGTCCGGTTTTAATACGTCTAAGGAATCTGAGGATCATAGAAGATCGTCTTCAGATGTACAAATGACAAAGGAAACTGACAGGAGTGTTGATGATTTGATCCGAGCTCTACATGGTGAAGGGGAAGATGTTAACAATCTGTCAGATGTAAAACATGAAGAATATGGCGCAATGTTGGTAGAGGGAAAGGATGAAGAACGTGATTCCAAGGTGCAAGGAGAAGTAGATGCCAAAGATATTGAATTGATGAAGCAAATTCCTAAGAGAGAAGGTGACAATTCTAGTTCCCGACCtgcagaagatgaagatgttgGTTCCAAACAGCCAGTTACGGAAGCTTCTGAGTGA
- the VPS9A gene encoding Vacuolar sorting protein 9 (VPS9) domain-containing protein (VPS9A; FUNCTIONS IN: Rho guanyl-nucleotide exchange factor activity; INVOLVED IN: cell plate assembly, transport, cell wall biogenesis, post-embryonic root development, embryo development; LOCATED IN: cytosol, nucleus, membrane; EXPRESSED IN: 23 plant structures; EXPRESSED DURING: 13 growth stages; CONTAINS InterPro DOMAIN/s: Vacuolar sorting protein 9, subgroup (InterPro:IPR013995), Vacuolar sorting protein 9 (InterPro:IPR003123); BEST Arabidopsis thaliana protein match is: Vacuolar sorting protein 9 (VPS9) domain (TAIR:AT5G09320.1); Has 1001 Blast hits to 992 proteins in 208 species: Archae - 0; Bacteria - 4; Metazoa - 518; Fungi - 219; Plants - 81; Viruses - 0; Other Eukaryotes - 179 (source: NCBI BLink).), which translates to MENTDVFLGLHDFLERMRKPSAGDFVKSIKSFIVSFSNNAPDPEKDCAMVQEFFSKMEAAFRAHPLWSGCSEEELDSAGDGLEKYVMTKLFTRVFASNTEEVIADEKLFQKMSLVQQFISPENLDIQPTFQNESSWLLAQKELQKINMYKAPRDKLVCILNCCKVINNLLLNASIASNENAPGADEFLPVLIYVTIKANPPQLHSNLLYIQRYRRESKLVGEAAYFFTNILSAESFISNIDAKSISLDEAEFEKNMESARARISGLDSQTYQTGHGSAPPPRDESTLQKTQSLNPKRENTLFQSKSSDSLSGTNELLNINSETPMKKAESISDLENKGATLLKDTEPSKVFQEYPYIFASAGDLRIGDVEGLLNSYKQLVFKYVCLTKGLGDGTSLAPSSSPLQASSGFNTSKESEDHRRSSSDVQMTKETDRSVDDLIRALHGEGEDVNNLSDVKHEEYGAMLVEGKDEERDSKVQGEVDAKDIELMKQIPKREGDNSSSRPAEDEDVGSKQPVTEASE; encoded by the exons ATGGAGAATACGGACGTCTTCTTGGGGCTGCATGATTTCCTGGAGCGGATGCGCAAACCCTCCGCCGGCGATTTCGTCAAATCCATTAAAAG TTTCATTGTTTCATTCTCGAACAATGCACCAGACCCGGAAAAAGATTGTGCTATGGTTCAGGAGTTCTTTTCTAAGATGGAGGCTGCTTTCAGGGCTCATCCACTTTGGTCTGGTTGTTCTGAGGAGGAATTGGATAGTGCTGGAGAT GGCCTGGAGAAGTATGTTATgacaaagctatttactcgGGTGTTTGCTTCAAACACTGAGGAGGTTATAGCTGATGAGAAGCTATTTCAGAAGATGTCATTGGTTCAACAATTCATTTCTCCCGAGAATTTGGATATACAACCAACTTTTCAAAATGAATCGTCATGGCTG CTAGCTCAAAAAGAGCTCCAGAAGATAAACATGTACAAAGCTCCTCGTGATAAGCTTGTGTGTATCCTTAACTGTTGCAAAGTGATTAATAACTTACTGCTAAATGCTTCAATTGCTTCAAACGAGAATGCACCTGGAGCAGACGAATTTCTTCCtgttttgatatatgtaaCAATAAAG GCTAACCCTCCACAACTTCACTCAAACTTGTTGTATATACAAAGGTATAGGCGTGAATCTAAACTTGTTGGTGAAGCTGCGTACTTCTTCACAAACATACTCTCTGCAGAGTCTTTCATCTCAAATATTGATGCAAAATCTATTTCACTGGATGAAGCTGAGTTTGAAAAGAACATGGAATCTGCACGGGCACGAATTTCTGGTTTGGACAGCCAGACTTATCAAACTGGTCATGGCTCTGCACCACCCCCTCGTGATGAGTCCACTCTTCAGAAAACTCAAAGTCTGAATCCCAAGAGGGAAAACACTCTTTTCCAATCAAAATCGTCTGATAGTCTTTCTGGGACCAACGAATTACTGAATATAAACAGTGAAACACCAATGAAGAAAGCTGAATCCATTTCAGATTTGGAAAATAAGGGTGCGACGCTTCTGAAGGATACCGAGCCAAGCAAAGTCTTTCAAGAATATCCTTACATATTTGCCAGTGCTGGTGATTTGAGGATAGGAGATGTTGAAGGCTTGTTAAATAGTTATAAACAGCTCGTTTTCAAATATGTGTGCCTTACCAAAGGATTGGGTGATGGAACATCTTTAGCTCCATCCAGTTCACCCTTGCAAGCGTCGTCCGGTTTTAATACGTCTAAGGAATCTGAGGATCATAGAAGATCGTCTTCAGATGTACAAATGACAAAGGAAACTGACAGGAGTGTTGATGATTTGATCCGAGCTCTACATGGTGAAGGGGAAGATGTTAACAATCTGTCAGATGTAAAACATGAAGAATATGGCGCAATGTTGGTAGAGGGAAAGGATGAAGAACGTGATTCCAAGGTGCAAGGAGAAGTAGATGCCAAAGATATTGAATTGATGAAGCAAATTCCTAAGAGAGAAGGTGACAATTCTAGTTCCCGACCtgcagaagatgaagatgttgGTTCCAAACAGCCAGTTACGGAAGCTTCTGAGTGA
- the EIF4A-III gene encoding eukaryotic initiation factor 4A-III (eukaryotic initiation factor 4A-III (EIF4A-III); FUNCTIONS IN: protein binding, ATP-dependent helicase activity; INVOLVED IN: mRNA processing, response to hypoxia; LOCATED IN: in 6 components; EXPRESSED IN: 25 plant structures; EXPRESSED DURING: 16 growth stages; CONTAINS InterPro DOMAIN/s: RNA helicase, DEAD-box type, Q motif (InterPro:IPR014014), DNA/RNA helicase, DEAD/DEAH box type, N-terminal (InterPro:IPR011545), DEAD-like helicase, N-terminal (InterPro:IPR014001), DNA/RNA helicase, C-terminal (InterPro:IPR001650), Helicase, superfamily 1/2, ATP-binding domain (InterPro:IPR014021); BEST Arabidopsis thaliana protein match is: DEA(D/H)-box RNA helicase family protein (TAIR:AT1G51380.1); Has 50040 Blast hits to 49280 proteins in 3163 species: Archae - 836; Bacteria - 27183; Metazoa - 6400; Fungi - 4843; Plants - 2693; Viruses - 42; Other Eukaryotes - 8043 (source: NCBI BLink).) translates to MATANPGRGGGRRGGGAMDDDKLVFETTDGIEPITSFNDMGIKEDVLRGVYEYGFEKPSAIQQRAVMPILQGRDVIAQAQSGTGKTSMIALSVCQVVDTSSREVQALILSPTRELATQTEKTIQAIGLHANIQAHACIGGNSVGEDIRKLEHGVHVVSGTPGRVCDMIKRRSLRTRAIKLLILDESDEMLSRGFKDQIYDVYRYLPPDLQVCLVSATLPHEILEMTSKFMTEPVKILVKRDELTLEGIKQFFVAVEKEEWKFDTLCDLYDTLTITQAVIFCNTKRKVDYLSEKMRSHNFTVSSMHGDMPQKERDAIMNEFRSGDSRVLITTDVWARGIDVQQVSLVINYDLPNNRELYIHRIGRSGRFGRKGVAINFVKSDDIKILRDIEQYYSTQIDEMPMNVADLI, encoded by the exons ATGGCGACAGCGAATCCTGGCCGTGGAGGTGGTAGAAGAGGCGGTGGAGCTATGGATGACGATAAGTTGGTCTTCGAGACTACCGATGGAATTGAGCCCATCACGAGCTTCAATGATATGGGCATTAAGGAAGATGTGCTTCGCGGTGTCTACGAATATGGATTCGAGAAGCCTTCCGCGATTCAGCAGAGGGCTGTTATGCCGATTCTTCAAGGACGTGATGTTATTGCTCAAGCTCAGTCCGGTACCGGGAAGACATCTATGATTGCTCTCTCCGTTTGTCAAGTCGTTGATACTTCTTCTAGAGA GGTTCAGGCCTTGATATTATCCCCAACAAGAGAGCTGGCTACACAAACAGAGAAGACGATACAAGCTATTGGATTACATGCCAATATTCAGGCACATGCTTGCATCGGTGGGAATAGTGTTGGAGAAGACATCAGGAAGCTGGAGCATGGTGTTCATGTTGTGTCTGGGACACCTGGTCGTGTCTGTGACATGATAAAGAGGAGAAGTCTTCGTACCAGAGCTATTAAACTTCTGATTCTTGATGAATCAGATGAAATGCTGAGCAGAGGGTTCAAGGACCAGATCTATGATGTTTACAGATATCTTCCACCAGATCTTCAG gtttgCTTGGTTTCTGCAACTCTTCCTCACGAGATTTTGGAGATGACATCCAAGTTTATGACAGAACCAGTGAAGATACTTGTGAAGCGTGATGAGTTGACTCTTGAA GgaatcaaacaattttttgttgctgTTGAGAAGGAAGAGTGGAAATTTGATACACTCTGTGATCTTTATGACACGCTTACTATCACTCAAGCTGTTATCTTCTGCAATACTAAACGAAAG GTGGATTATCTTAGTGAGAAAATGAGAAGTCACAACTTCACTGTCTCATCAATGCATGGAGACATGCCTCAGAAGGAGAGAGACGCCATCATGAATGAGTTTCGGTCAGGTGATAGTCGTGTTTTGATAACAACAGATGTATGGGCACGTGGGATTGATGTGCAACAA GTTTCTCTTGTTATCAATTATGATCTCCCCAACAACCGTGAGCTCTACATCCATCGTATTGGGCGGTCTGGTCGATTCGGGCGTAAG GGTGTTGCAATCAACTTTGTTAAAAGCGACGACATCAAGATTCTCAGAGACATTGAGCAGTACTACAGTACCCAGATTGATGAGATGCCAATGAATGTAGCTGATCTTATCTAA